In the Lebetimonas natsushimae genome, one interval contains:
- a CDS encoding TatD family hydrolase, whose protein sequence is MIIDTHTHLDNEKFKDDVDEVIKRAKEAGVKKFIIPAADPKDLPRAIDLAEKYDEIYFAVGVHPVDIDKFEEKLLLENINHPKCVAVGEIGLDYHWVKDEKQRKKQQEFFQRQINIAKKYNKPIIVHVREATADTEKIIENNPDIKGVFHCFNGAEQLLKFSDRFYYGIGGVITFKNAKKLVNVFPKIPKERIVIETDAPYLTPHPLRGKRNEPMYTVYVRDKIAELWGVDKEEVEKVTTNNAKRLFNI, encoded by the coding sequence ATGATAATAGATACTCATACCCATCTGGATAATGAAAAATTTAAAGATGACGTTGATGAGGTTATAAAAAGGGCCAAAGAAGCTGGTGTCAAAAAATTTATAATTCCGGCGGCTGACCCTAAAGATTTACCAAGGGCAATTGATTTGGCGGAAAAGTATGATGAGATTTATTTTGCTGTTGGAGTGCATCCTGTAGATATAGATAAATTTGAAGAAAAATTACTGCTTGAGAATATAAATCATCCTAAATGTGTGGCAGTAGGGGAGATAGGACTTGATTATCACTGGGTTAAAGATGAAAAGCAAAGAAAAAAGCAGCAAGAATTTTTTCAAAGACAGATTAATATAGCAAAAAAATATAATAAACCGATAATCGTACATGTAAGGGAAGCAACTGCTGATACAGAAAAGATTATTGAAAACAATCCTGATATAAAAGGTGTGTTTCACTGCTTTAACGGGGCAGAGCAGCTTTTAAAATTCAGTGACAGGTTTTATTATGGAATAGGCGGTGTTATTACATTTAAAAATGCAAAAAAACTTGTAAATGTATTTCCTAAAATCCCAAAAGAAAGGATTGTTATTGAAACAGATGCCCCATATCTTACACCTCATCCCCTCAGAGGTAAAAGAAACGAACCTATGTATACTGTTTATGTAAGGGATAAAATTGCCGAGCTTTGGGGAGTTGATAAAGAAGAAGTGGAAAAAGTAACAACCAATAATGCAAAAAGGCTTTTTAACATATGA
- a CDS encoding lytic transglycosylase domain-containing protein has translation MKKLIFILISVILYADIFTNKNVQILQSLGIEENFINNKKLNYLYKIYLKNKKRYFLNVLENGYDFLPLIREEIIKSKIPKELISVALAESYLKLNAKSDKKAIGLWQIMPLTAKRFGLKINEYVDERKDPVKATKAAIEYLKNLYDFFGKWYLAVMAYNAGEARIVEAVVRAKVDKLCKKLGKNCKKNKEIKEYRKIIRNYQRHGRYAYGPLHRLYLKLKPVPLTLSELFTFQKGLKRQYLPKETRKYILKILALSFLFNNDEFIKYSNSYLLNSGVTPSWVKVEVPAGTSLIYVSKLLGVSLKELRRHNYHLNYIFTPPYKYYIYIPYSKLAYFKLNFHPKKYFFVYRVKKGDTLLKIAKRFDTKVKLIKDFNKIGRFLHIGERLVIPLNSVFITYKVKKGDSLNKIAKKYGIDYAKIKKVNNLKTNIIRVGQILKIPQEFK, from the coding sequence ATGAAAAAATTAATTTTTATTTTGATTTCTGTTATTTTGTATGCTGATATTTTTACCAATAAAAATGTTCAGATTTTACAGAGTTTGGGAATTGAGGAAAATTTTATAAATAATAAAAAATTAAATTATTTATATAAAATTTATTTAAAAAATAAAAAAAGATACTTTTTGAATGTTTTAGAAAACGGATATGATTTTTTGCCTCTTATAAGGGAAGAAATTATTAAATCAAAAATTCCAAAAGAATTAATTTCAGTAGCATTAGCCGAGAGTTACCTTAAATTAAACGCAAAATCAGATAAAAAGGCAATAGGACTTTGGCAGATTATGCCCCTTACCGCAAAAAGATTTGGTCTTAAAATAAACGAATATGTTGATGAAAGGAAAGACCCTGTCAAAGCCACAAAAGCGGCAATAGAATATTTAAAAAATTTATATGATTTCTTTGGAAAATGGTATCTTGCCGTTATGGCATATAATGCAGGGGAAGCCAGGATAGTTGAGGCGGTTGTCAGGGCCAAAGTTGATAAACTGTGTAAGAAACTTGGAAAAAACTGTAAGAAAAATAAAGAAATAAAAGAGTACAGAAAAATTATAAGAAATTATCAAAGACATGGAAGATATGCATACGGACCGCTGCACCGGTTATATCTGAAATTAAAGCCTGTTCCTTTAACTCTTAGTGAACTGTTTACATTTCAAAAAGGTTTGAAAAGACAGTATCTTCCAAAAGAGACAAGAAAATATATTTTAAAAATTCTTGCTTTGTCTTTTTTGTTTAACAATGACGAATTTATAAAATATTCTAATTCATATCTTTTAAATTCGGGAGTTACACCTTCCTGGGTAAAAGTTGAAGTACCGGCAGGAACCAGTTTAATATATGTAAGTAAATTATTGGGAGTTTCATTAAAAGAGTTAAGAAGACACAATTATCATTTAAATTATATTTTTACACCTCCCTATAAATATTATATTTATATCCCTTACAGTAAATTAGCTTATTTTAAATTGAATTTTCATCCGAAAAAATACTTTTTTGTATACAGGGTTAAAAAAGGAGATACACTACTGAAAATAGCAAAAAGATTTGATACGAAAGTAAAATTGATAAAAGATTTCAATAAAATAGGAAGATTTTTGCATATTGGTGAAAGACTGGTAATTCCTTTAAATTCTGTATTTATAACTTATAAGGTAAAAAAGGGTGACAGTTTAAATAAAATTGCAAAAAAATACGGAATAGATTATGCTAAAATAAAAAAAGTTAATAATTTAAAAACAAATATTATAAGAGTAGGACAGATACTTAAAATTCCTCAGGAGTTTAAATGA
- a CDS encoding septal ring lytic transglycosylase RlpA family protein, giving the protein MKKLIYIGLLIFIFIFAGCGSREYETVVYSTPGNKPTQNAYAVNGNVYIPKKHVPIGWTQRGIASWYGPNFHGKYTSNGEIYNMYDYTAAHKTLPMNTKIKVTNLNNGRSVIVRINDRGPFVKGRIIDLSYAAAKQIGIDKTGTAPVKLEVIGFGGKDYVDGYMIQVGAFSRYKGAKITAKKYQNLGYNIAIKNINGLNKVFITGFSTYNDAKRFKMENNINGFIVGE; this is encoded by the coding sequence ATGAAAAAACTGATATATATTGGTTTATTAATTTTTATTTTCATATTTGCAGGATGCGGGAGCAGGGAATATGAAACTGTTGTTTATTCAACCCCGGGTAATAAACCGACTCAAAATGCTTATGCGGTAAATGGGAATGTTTATATTCCTAAAAAACATGTACCTATCGGTTGGACTCAACGTGGAATTGCAAGTTGGTACGGACCCAATTTTCATGGAAAATATACAAGTAACGGTGAAATATACAATATGTATGATTATACGGCCGCTCATAAAACGCTTCCAATGAATACAAAAATAAAAGTTACAAATTTAAACAACGGCAGAAGTGTTATTGTAAGAATTAATGACAGAGGCCCTTTTGTAAAAGGAAGAATAATAGATTTAAGTTATGCGGCTGCTAAACAAATAGGTATTGATAAAACAGGAACGGCTCCTGTAAAACTAGAAGTGATAGGATTTGGGGGTAAAGATTATGTCGACGGATATATGATACAGGTCGGTGCATTCTCAAGATATAAAGGAGCAAAAATTACTGCAAAAAAATATCAAAATTTAGGATATAATATTGCAATTAAAAATATAAACGGGTTGAATAAGGTATTTATTACAGGATTCTCAACATATAATGATGCTAAAAGATTCAAAATGGAAAACAATATAAACGGATTTATTGTAGGAGAATAA
- the hisB gene encoding imidazoleglycerol-phosphate dehydratase HisB yields the protein MTEIKRKTKETNVEVKVEINGSGKSQISTGIGFFDHMLEALSKHSGIDMEIFCEGDIFVDYHHSVEDVGIVLGEALNKEVFPVSNIERFSNVVAILDEAAVEVDLDISGRPYLVYEMPRDGVIKDFDLELVEEFFKSLVFNFKISAHIIYKRGTNKHHIVEAAFKAFAVALRRALSYRKNGIPSTKGVI from the coding sequence ATGACCGAAATAAAAAGAAAAACAAAAGAAACAAATGTTGAAGTAAAAGTAGAGATAAATGGAAGCGGAAAATCGCAAATTTCTACAGGTATAGGGTTTTTTGACCATATGTTGGAAGCCCTTTCAAAACACAGCGGAATTGATATGGAAATTTTTTGTGAGGGTGATATTTTTGTGGATTATCATCACAGTGTGGAAGATGTTGGGATTGTTTTGGGAGAAGCGCTGAATAAAGAAGTTTTTCCAGTTAGCAATATTGAAAGATTTTCAAATGTCGTCGCAATTTTAGATGAGGCTGCGGTTGAGGTGGATTTGGATATTTCAGGAAGGCCGTATCTTGTATATGAAATGCCAAGAGACGGAGTTATAAAAGATTTTGATTTAGAACTAGTTGAAGAGTTTTTTAAATCACTTGTTTTCAATTTTAAAATTTCAGCGCATATTATCTATAAAAGAGGTACAAATAAGCATCATATTGTTGAAGCTGCTTTTAAAGCATTTGCCGTGGCTCTTAGGAGGGCTCTTTCTTACAGGAAAAACGGAATTCCTTCTACAAAAGGTGTTATATAA
- a CDS encoding KdsC family phosphatase yields the protein MIELIVLDVDGTLTDGKIYYSNSGDEIKAFNIKDGLMIKSWNTLGKKSAIITGRVSKIVERRAKELDITFIRQGIRDKAGELRKIVDELNISFDNVAIIGDDMNDFSMLKLVKKTFAPYDASAFIYDFVNYPLNKKGGEGAVAEMIEILLKEENLYNKFLELWQK from the coding sequence ATGATAGAACTTATTGTACTTGATGTTGACGGGACTTTAACAGACGGGAAAATATATTATTCAAACAGCGGTGATGAGATAAAGGCTTTTAATATAAAAGACGGTTTAATGATTAAATCCTGGAATACTCTTGGAAAAAAGAGTGCGATTATTACAGGCAGGGTTTCTAAAATTGTGGAAAGAAGGGCAAAAGAACTTGATATCACTTTTATAAGACAGGGGATAAGAGATAAAGCGGGGGAACTTAGAAAAATAGTTGATGAATTAAATATCAGTTTTGATAATGTAGCGATTATAGGTGATGATATGAATGATTTTTCAATGTTGAAGCTCGTTAAAAAAACATTTGCCCCTTATGATGCCTCTGCTTTTATTTATGATTTTGTAAATTATCCTTTAAATAAAAAAGGCGGGGAGGGGGCGGTTGCCGAAATGATTGAAATTTTGTTAAAAGAAGAAAATTTATATAATAAATTTTTAGAGTTATGGCAAAAATAA
- the lptA gene encoding lipopolysaccharide transport periplasmic protein LptA: MKKIVIFILAVLLNAQELKIISKIFNYYPDKLYSYFKGDVNATKGKDNILADEIKVYLNKNKSLKELIAIGHVKFNLNLDNNTTYKGYSDFLDYNIKSGDIILKGNAFVKKLETNESVKGKYIKINKFSKKAEVKGGKKPAVIIIKVKE; encoded by the coding sequence GTGAAAAAAATTGTTATTTTTATATTGGCTGTTTTATTAAATGCACAGGAATTAAAAATTATCAGTAAAATTTTTAACTATTATCCCGACAAATTATATTCGTATTTTAAGGGTGATGTAAATGCAACCAAAGGAAAAGACAATATTTTAGCTGATGAAATAAAAGTATATTTAAATAAAAACAAGTCATTAAAAGAATTAATAGCAATAGGACATGTGAAATTTAATTTAAATTTAGATAATAACACTACTTATAAAGGTTACAGTGATTTTTTAGATTATAATATAAAAAGCGGGGATATTATATTAAAAGGAAATGCCTTTGTTAAAAAACTGGAAACCAATGAAAGTGTAAAAGGAAAATATATAAAAATTAATAAATTCAGCAAAAAAGCAGAAGTTAAAGGCGGTAAAAAACCGGCTGTAATTATAATAAAGGTAAAAGAATGA
- the yihA gene encoding ribosome biogenesis GTP-binding protein YihA/YsxC: MKVRFIKSAPSIREAIEPNLVEIALLGRSNVGKSSFLNAFLNQKIAKTSSTPGKTQLINFFEVEDEGKKYILVDLPGFGYAKVSKSLKKEWGKNLDEFLKNRFNIKLFIHLRDARHPNLEIDENVDNYLKSFIRPDQQILTVFTKIDKLKQSEISKLKKEFPNALFVSNVKKRGFERVKEKINEILWGNNKMENEK; the protein is encoded by the coding sequence ATGAAAGTAAGATTTATAAAATCGGCACCAAGCATAAGAGAAGCTATTGAGCCTAATTTGGTGGAAATTGCACTTCTTGGAAGAAGTAATGTGGGGAAAAGCAGTTTTTTAAATGCTTTTTTAAATCAAAAAATTGCAAAAACATCTTCAACCCCGGGAAAAACTCAGCTTATAAATTTTTTTGAAGTTGAAGATGAAGGTAAAAAATATATACTTGTTGATTTGCCTGGGTTCGGATATGCAAAAGTTTCAAAGTCATTGAAAAAAGAATGGGGTAAAAATCTGGATGAATTTTTAAAAAACAGGTTTAATATAAAACTTTTTATTCATTTAAGAGATGCAAGACATCCGAATCTTGAAATTGACGAAAATGTAGATAATTATTTAAAATCATTCATAAGGCCGGATCAGCAGATACTTACGGTTTTTACAAAAATAGATAAACTGAAACAGAGTGAAATTTCTAAATTAAAAAAAGAATTTCCTAATGCGTTGTTTGTATCCAATGTCAAAAAAAGAGGTTTTGAAAGGGTAAAAGAAAAAATTAATGAAATTTTGTGGGGAAATAATAAAATGGAAAATGAAAAATGA
- a CDS encoding N-acetyltransferase, translating into MNNGKDIKLIKPNLKNIQDIQEIVDEYVDEGIILKRDDDEVAANIRSYIIAYDNNKPVGVGALHIFSPFLGEIRSLAVKREYQGKGIGREIVNKLIDEAKNLGLKEVLTLTYQKEFFEKLGFVEIPKESIPDKKIWADCIKCKFFPNCNEIALIKHL; encoded by the coding sequence ATGAATAACGGAAAAGATATTAAATTAATAAAACCTAATTTAAAAAATATTCAAGATATTCAAGAAATTGTTGATGAATATGTAGATGAGGGTATAATTTTGAAAAGAGATGATGATGAAGTTGCGGCAAATATCCGATCTTATATTATAGCTTATGATAATAATAAACCTGTGGGAGTTGGTGCGCTTCATATATTTTCACCTTTTTTGGGTGAAATTCGCTCACTTGCGGTAAAAAGAGAATATCAAGGGAAAGGAATAGGAAGGGAAATTGTAAATAAATTAATTGACGAAGCAAAAAATCTGGGATTAAAAGAAGTTTTGACTTTAACTTATCAAAAAGAGTTTTTTGAAAAGTTGGGATTTGTTGAAATTCCGAAAGAATCAATTCCTGATAAAAAAATATGGGCAGATTGTATAAAATGCAAATTTTTTCCAAATTGCAACGAAATAGCACTTATAAAACATTTATAA